One Natator depressus isolate rNatDep1 chromosome 6, rNatDep2.hap1, whole genome shotgun sequence DNA window includes the following coding sequences:
- the MOB2 gene encoding MOB kinase activator 2 isoform X1 yields MEFIICSSCWGCRGKEQTGLGNSAVPIYAVGTRCTLFLLLPRKSKGKPNGKKPVPEEKKLYLEPEYTKLRITDFEFKELVMLPREIDLNEWLASNTTTFFHHINLQYSTISEFCTGESCQTMAVCNTQYYWYDERGKKIKCTAPQYVDFVMSSVQKLVTDEDVFPTKYGKEFPNSFESLVKKICKYLFHVLAHIYSSHFKETLALELHGHLNTLYTHFILFIREFNLVDPKETTIMDDLTEILCSSGSSSNGSGNSCAGAQNHVKER; encoded by the exons CAGGGGAAAAGAGCAGACAGGACTGGGAAATTCTGCTGTACCAATATATGCAGTGGGTACCAGATGCACCCTGTTCCTCTTGCTTCCTAG GAAATCCAAGGGAAAACCAAATGGTAAAAAGCCAGTACCAGAAGAGAAGAAACTCTACCTAGAGCCAGAATATACAAAGTTGAGAATTACTGACTTTGAATTCAAGGAGCTAGTGATGTTACCACGAGAAATAGACCTCAATGAGTGGCTAGCCAGCAATA CAACGACCTTCTTCCACCATATCAATTTACAGTATAGTACAATCTCAGAATTTTGCACAGGAGAGTCGTGTCAGACCATGGCAGTGTGCAATAC ACAGTACTACTGGTATGATGAGCGGGGAAAGAAGATAAAGTGCACGGCCCCTCAGTACGTTGACTTTGTCATGAGTTCGGTGCAGAAGCTAGTGACGGACGAGGATGTCTTTCCTACAAAATATG GCAAAGAATTCCCCAACTCCTTTGAGTCCTTAGTGAAGAAGATTTGCAAGTATCTGTTCCATGTGCTGGCCCACATCTACTCCTCCCACTTTAAGGAGACTTTGGCACTGGAGCTGCATGGACACTTAAATACACTCTACACACACTTCATCCTATTCATCAGGGAGTTCAACCTGGTGGACCCTAAAGAAACCACCATCATGGATGACCTCACGGAGATCCTCTGCAGCAGCGGGAGCAGTAGTAATGGGAGTGGCAACAGCTGCGCAGGAGCACAGAACCATGTGAAGGAGAGATGA
- the MOB2 gene encoding MOB kinase activator 2 isoform X6 gives MDWLMGKSKGKPNGKKPVPEEKKLYLEPEYTKLRITDFEFKELVMLPREIDLNEWLASNTTTFFHHINLQYSTISEFCTGESCQTMAVCNTQYYWYDERGKKIKCTAPQYVDFVMSSVQKLVTDEDVFPTKYGKEFPNSFESLVKKICKYLFHVLAHIYSSHFKETLALELHGHLNTLYTHFILFIREFNLVDPKETTIMDDLTEILCSSGSSSNGSGNSCAGAQNHVKER, from the exons GAAATCCAAGGGAAAACCAAATGGTAAAAAGCCAGTACCAGAAGAGAAGAAACTCTACCTAGAGCCAGAATATACAAAGTTGAGAATTACTGACTTTGAATTCAAGGAGCTAGTGATGTTACCACGAGAAATAGACCTCAATGAGTGGCTAGCCAGCAATA CAACGACCTTCTTCCACCATATCAATTTACAGTATAGTACAATCTCAGAATTTTGCACAGGAGAGTCGTGTCAGACCATGGCAGTGTGCAATAC ACAGTACTACTGGTATGATGAGCGGGGAAAGAAGATAAAGTGCACGGCCCCTCAGTACGTTGACTTTGTCATGAGTTCGGTGCAGAAGCTAGTGACGGACGAGGATGTCTTTCCTACAAAATATG GCAAAGAATTCCCCAACTCCTTTGAGTCCTTAGTGAAGAAGATTTGCAAGTATCTGTTCCATGTGCTGGCCCACATCTACTCCTCCCACTTTAAGGAGACTTTGGCACTGGAGCTGCATGGACACTTAAATACACTCTACACACACTTCATCCTATTCATCAGGGAGTTCAACCTGGTGGACCCTAAAGAAACCACCATCATGGATGACCTCACGGAGATCCTCTGCAGCAGCGGGAGCAGTAGTAATGGGAGTGGCAACAGCTGCGCAGGAGCACAGAACCATGTGAAGGAGAGATGA
- the MOB2 gene encoding MOB kinase activator 2 isoform X3 — translation MPKDYRWQQSSRSKRKSKGKPNGKKPVPEEKKLYLEPEYTKLRITDFEFKELVMLPREIDLNEWLASNTTTFFHHINLQYSTISEFCTGESCQTMAVCNTQYYWYDERGKKIKCTAPQYVDFVMSSVQKLVTDEDVFPTKYGKEFPNSFESLVKKICKYLFHVLAHIYSSHFKETLALELHGHLNTLYTHFILFIREFNLVDPKETTIMDDLTEILCSSGSSSNGSGNSCAGAQNHVKER, via the exons GAAATCCAAGGGAAAACCAAATGGTAAAAAGCCAGTACCAGAAGAGAAGAAACTCTACCTAGAGCCAGAATATACAAAGTTGAGAATTACTGACTTTGAATTCAAGGAGCTAGTGATGTTACCACGAGAAATAGACCTCAATGAGTGGCTAGCCAGCAATA CAACGACCTTCTTCCACCATATCAATTTACAGTATAGTACAATCTCAGAATTTTGCACAGGAGAGTCGTGTCAGACCATGGCAGTGTGCAATAC ACAGTACTACTGGTATGATGAGCGGGGAAAGAAGATAAAGTGCACGGCCCCTCAGTACGTTGACTTTGTCATGAGTTCGGTGCAGAAGCTAGTGACGGACGAGGATGTCTTTCCTACAAAATATG GCAAAGAATTCCCCAACTCCTTTGAGTCCTTAGTGAAGAAGATTTGCAAGTATCTGTTCCATGTGCTGGCCCACATCTACTCCTCCCACTTTAAGGAGACTTTGGCACTGGAGCTGCATGGACACTTAAATACACTCTACACACACTTCATCCTATTCATCAGGGAGTTCAACCTGGTGGACCCTAAAGAAACCACCATCATGGATGACCTCACGGAGATCCTCTGCAGCAGCGGGAGCAGTAGTAATGGGAGTGGCAACAGCTGCGCAGGAGCACAGAACCATGTGAAGGAGAGATGA
- the MOB2 gene encoding MOB kinase activator 2 isoform X5, which translates to MGEEKNETLRKSKGKPNGKKPVPEEKKLYLEPEYTKLRITDFEFKELVMLPREIDLNEWLASNTTTFFHHINLQYSTISEFCTGESCQTMAVCNTQYYWYDERGKKIKCTAPQYVDFVMSSVQKLVTDEDVFPTKYGKEFPNSFESLVKKICKYLFHVLAHIYSSHFKETLALELHGHLNTLYTHFILFIREFNLVDPKETTIMDDLTEILCSSGSSSNGSGNSCAGAQNHVKER; encoded by the exons atgggagaagagaagaatgaaactCTGAG GAAATCCAAGGGAAAACCAAATGGTAAAAAGCCAGTACCAGAAGAGAAGAAACTCTACCTAGAGCCAGAATATACAAAGTTGAGAATTACTGACTTTGAATTCAAGGAGCTAGTGATGTTACCACGAGAAATAGACCTCAATGAGTGGCTAGCCAGCAATA CAACGACCTTCTTCCACCATATCAATTTACAGTATAGTACAATCTCAGAATTTTGCACAGGAGAGTCGTGTCAGACCATGGCAGTGTGCAATAC ACAGTACTACTGGTATGATGAGCGGGGAAAGAAGATAAAGTGCACGGCCCCTCAGTACGTTGACTTTGTCATGAGTTCGGTGCAGAAGCTAGTGACGGACGAGGATGTCTTTCCTACAAAATATG GCAAAGAATTCCCCAACTCCTTTGAGTCCTTAGTGAAGAAGATTTGCAAGTATCTGTTCCATGTGCTGGCCCACATCTACTCCTCCCACTTTAAGGAGACTTTGGCACTGGAGCTGCATGGACACTTAAATACACTCTACACACACTTCATCCTATTCATCAGGGAGTTCAACCTGGTGGACCCTAAAGAAACCACCATCATGGATGACCTCACGGAGATCCTCTGCAGCAGCGGGAGCAGTAGTAATGGGAGTGGCAACAGCTGCGCAGGAGCACAGAACCATGTGAAGGAGAGATGA
- the MOB2 gene encoding MOB kinase activator 2 isoform X4 codes for MRLKRNGSYTLSRKSKGKPNGKKPVPEEKKLYLEPEYTKLRITDFEFKELVMLPREIDLNEWLASNTTTFFHHINLQYSTISEFCTGESCQTMAVCNTQYYWYDERGKKIKCTAPQYVDFVMSSVQKLVTDEDVFPTKYGKEFPNSFESLVKKICKYLFHVLAHIYSSHFKETLALELHGHLNTLYTHFILFIREFNLVDPKETTIMDDLTEILCSSGSSSNGSGNSCAGAQNHVKER; via the exons GAAATCCAAGGGAAAACCAAATGGTAAAAAGCCAGTACCAGAAGAGAAGAAACTCTACCTAGAGCCAGAATATACAAAGTTGAGAATTACTGACTTTGAATTCAAGGAGCTAGTGATGTTACCACGAGAAATAGACCTCAATGAGTGGCTAGCCAGCAATA CAACGACCTTCTTCCACCATATCAATTTACAGTATAGTACAATCTCAGAATTTTGCACAGGAGAGTCGTGTCAGACCATGGCAGTGTGCAATAC ACAGTACTACTGGTATGATGAGCGGGGAAAGAAGATAAAGTGCACGGCCCCTCAGTACGTTGACTTTGTCATGAGTTCGGTGCAGAAGCTAGTGACGGACGAGGATGTCTTTCCTACAAAATATG GCAAAGAATTCCCCAACTCCTTTGAGTCCTTAGTGAAGAAGATTTGCAAGTATCTGTTCCATGTGCTGGCCCACATCTACTCCTCCCACTTTAAGGAGACTTTGGCACTGGAGCTGCATGGACACTTAAATACACTCTACACACACTTCATCCTATTCATCAGGGAGTTCAACCTGGTGGACCCTAAAGAAACCACCATCATGGATGACCTCACGGAGATCCTCTGCAGCAGCGGGAGCAGTAGTAATGGGAGTGGCAACAGCTGCGCAGGAGCACAGAACCATGTGAAGGAGAGATGA